From the Corynebacterium zhongnanshanii genome, the window TCGTCGAGAGCCACGGCGTCGTTCAGCCCTCGTTCGTCGTGGATCGCCCGCTGCAGCACCGTCCGGATGTCTGAATCGGACAGGGACTCCAGCTGCACCAGCAAGCTGCGCGAGAGCAGTGGCGCGACTACGGAAAAGGACGGATTCTCGGTGGTCGCGGCCACAAGCAGCACAGTCCTGTTTTCCACGGCAGACAGCAGAGCGTCCTGCTGGGTTTTGGAAAAACGGTGCACCTCGTCGATGAACAGTACCGTGTGCTCCCCCATCACCAGGCGCCGACGGGCCTCCTCGATGACAGCCCGGACCTCCTTGACACCGGAGTTGAGGGCGGACAGCGACTCGAAGTGCCGGCCGGAGGCCGAGGAGATCAGAGACGCAACCGTGGTTTTCCCGGTGCCCGGGGGCCCGTACAAAATCACGGAGGTCTCCCCGTGCCCCTCAATCAACCGGCGCAGCGGCGAACCTGCACCCAGCACCTTTTCCTGCCCCACCACCTCATCGAGGCTGCGCGGGCGCATCCGTACCGCCAAGGGCGAGTGGAGGCCTGGGTGGAAGTAGTTGGCCGCAGCGGAGGAGGCCTGCGGGGCATCGTCGTCGGGAGAGAACAGATCGGCCATTAGGCGTCCCGGAACTTCGGCGTGGCGCCCATCCTCTTCAACGCCGCGATCAACCGGCCCGTGTAGGCCACCACCGCTGGGGTGTACACGCACGGCTGGTTTTCCGCGAACCGCAGCACGGCATCCACAGTGGTCGCCAGGTCTTCCAACTGGTCAGAGCCCAGCTGCTTGAGACCATGAGTACCCTCGACCAACCCGAGGTTTGCGCCCTTCAAGATCTCCTCGGCGTGCTGATCAATGGCCAGTCGGCCGTAGTACAGGATCATCAGGGACATGTAGGACCAGCCGATGAGTGCCGAGAGGATGACAGTACGCAGCGTCTCATCGTCACGGATCTCTGGCCACGACGGTGCAATTTCCGCCCGCCAGCTGGCCAGGAACTCCCGGGCCTCCTCGTCGGTCAAGGCCGGAGTGGAATTGTCCTGAGGGAATCCCGCAATCACGCAGGCCACGTCGAATGTCACCTCGCGGAAGCGCGCCCACTCGTAGTCCAAAAACACCACGTTCTTCGTGAGCATGATGTTGTCCGGTGCCAAGTCGAAGGGTGTAAACGCCTGGAAGTCCGGGCGCTGCTGATGGTCCGCGGCGCGCTCTGCCAGCTCCGTCACCACCGGATCAATCTCCGGATCAATGTGCTCCAGTAATCCCATACCGCCCCGGATCAATTCGGGAATGTTGAGATCGAACTCCTCCAGCTGTGCGGGGTCCAATTGGTGCTTGTGGCACTGGCGCCGATAGAGCACGGTGAACGCCTCGGTATCCCCAAACGTGTGGGCATGCATCCGGCCCAGCGCCTTGCCCAGCTTGCGCACCGCCTGCTGGCGGTCGTTGTCTGAGAAGTAGTTGAGAACATCTGTGAAGTTCTCCCCGTCCCCCTCGTCCGAGAGGATTAGGACGCGCTCATCAATGGAGTACGCAAGCAACAATGGACCCGGCCGGGCGGCCTCGGACAAGGTGTTGGTGTACTGGTACGCCACTACTTCACGGATCAAGGCCACCTGGTTAGGGCTCAACTCGTCACCGCGTACACGAGCTGCCTCTGCCCCATCGCTAGGCTCTGCCTCGGTATCTAACGGCAAGCGCTTAATGACCACGGACCGCTCCTGGAGGAACGGGTTCGGTGCCACGCGGCAGCGAAGAACCGTCGCCACGCCCGAGCCGCCCAAATCCTCCGGATTGGACAGCTCGGCCGTACCACCAAAGCGTGTGGACAGCAGCTCTTCGGCTACCGAAACAGTTGACTCGATTAAGGACTCAGAGGCAGACACGACACCCTAGGCCTTCTTGTGCTGAGCGTTCTTTACCTTTGCATCAATGCCAGATTCCTTGCGCTGAGCAGCGGAAATCTCACCAGGAGCATCGGTCAATGGATCCACTCCACCACCGGACTTCGGGAAGGCGATGACGTCGCGGATGGAATCGAAACCACCCAGCAGGGACACGATGCGGTCCCAACCAAAGGCAATACCGCCGTGAGGAGGCGCGCCAAAGGCGAAGGCGTCCAGCAGGAAGCCGAACTTCTCCTGGGCTTCCTCCTGGCTGATGCCCATGACCTTGAAGACACGCTCCTGAACATCGGGGCGGTGGATACGGATGGATCCACCACCGATCTCGTTGCCGTTGCACACGATGTCGTAGGCGTAGGCCAAGGCAGAACCTGGGTCGCTATCGAAGGTGTCCAGGAACTCTGGCTTCGGAGAGGTAAACGCGTGGTGCACGGCGGTCCAGGAGGAGTTGCCCAAGGCCACGTCACCGGAGGCCGTGGCGTCCGCGGATGGCTCGAACAGTGGTGCGTCCACCACCCAGGTGAAGGCCCAGTCGCCGTCCTTGATGAGGCCCAGCTTCGAGGCGATCTCACCGCGAGCCGCACCCAGCAGGGCGCGGGAGGCCTTCGTTTCGCCGGCGGCGAAGAAGATGCAATCGCCAGGCTTCGCTCCGACGTGGTCCGCGATGCCCGCGCGCTCGGCGTCGGTCAGATTCTTCGCAACAGGACCGGCGAGCTGCCCGTCCTCGCCCACCAGGATGTAGGCCAGGCCCTTGGCGCCACGCTGCTTCGCCCAGTCCTGCCACGCATCCAGCTGGCGGCGAGGCTGCGACGCACCACCCTCCATGACCACGGCGCCCACGTACTCGGCCTGGAACACACGGAAGGTCGTGTCCTTGAAGAACTCGGCGCACTCGGTGATCTCAATATCGAAACGCAGGTCCGGCTTATCGGAGCCGTACTTGCGCATCGCCTCGGCGTAGGTAATGCGTGGAATTGGGGTAGGAATCGTGTAGCCAATCTGCTCCCACACGGCAGACAGGATGTCCTCGGCCAGGGAGATCACATCCTCCTGGTCGACGAAGCTCATCTCCACATCCAGCTGGGTAAACTCCGGCTGGCGATCCGCACGGAAATCCTCGTCGCGGTAGCAGCGAGCAATCTGGTAGTAACGCTCCATACCGGCCACCATCAGCAGCTGCTTAAACAGCTGAGGCGACTGCGGCAGTGCGTAGAACGTTCCGGGCTTCAGGCGGGCGGGTACCAGGAAGTCACGCGCACCCTCCGGGGTGGAGCGGGTCAGCGTGGGGGTTTCAATCTCGGTGAAATCATGCTCATCCAACACGCGGCGGGCAGCCTGGCTCACCTTGGAACGCAGACGCAGGGCATCGCCCTGGGACTTGCGGCGCAGGTCCAGGTAGCGGTACTTCAGGCGGGTCTCCTCGCCGACCTCGCCACCGGCCGTGGACGGATCATCGATCTGGAAAGGCAGTGCGGCGGACTCGTTGAGGATCTCCAACTCGGTGACATTGACCTCAATCTCACCCGAGGCAAGGTTCGGGTTCGCAGAGCCCTCCGGACGAGCCTCCACCGTTCCGGTGACCTTGATGCAGAACTCGCTGCGCAGGCCGTGCGCGCGTTCGGCAACCTCGGACTCGCGGAACACCACCTGGGCCACGCCGGAGCGATCCCGCAGATCGATAAA encodes:
- a CDS encoding phosphotransferase, with protein sequence MSASESLIESTVSVAEELLSTRFGGTAELSNPEDLGGSGVATVLRCRVAPNPFLQERSVVIKRLPLDTEAEPSDGAEAARVRGDELSPNQVALIREVVAYQYTNTLSEAARPGPLLLAYSIDERVLILSDEGDGENFTDVLNYFSDNDRQQAVRKLGKALGRMHAHTFGDTEAFTVLYRRQCHKHQLDPAQLEEFDLNIPELIRGGMGLLEHIDPEIDPVVTELAERAADHQQRPDFQAFTPFDLAPDNIMLTKNVVFLDYEWARFREVTFDVACVIAGFPQDNSTPALTDEEAREFLASWRAEIAPSWPEIRDDETLRTVILSALIGWSYMSLMILYYGRLAIDQHAEEILKGANLGLVEGTHGLKQLGSDQLEDLATTVDAVLRFAENQPCVYTPAVVAYTGRLIAALKRMGATPKFRDA
- the aspS gene encoding aspartate--tRNA ligase, with amino-acid sequence MLRTHLAGELRAENIAQEVTLTGWVGRRRDHGGVIFIDLRDRSGVAQVVFRESEVAERAHGLRSEFCIKVTGTVEARPEGSANPNLASGEIEVNVTELEILNESAALPFQIDDPSTAGGEVGEETRLKYRYLDLRRKSQGDALRLRSKVSQAARRVLDEHDFTEIETPTLTRSTPEGARDFLVPARLKPGTFYALPQSPQLFKQLLMVAGMERYYQIARCYRDEDFRADRQPEFTQLDVEMSFVDQEDVISLAEDILSAVWEQIGYTIPTPIPRITYAEAMRKYGSDKPDLRFDIEITECAEFFKDTTFRVFQAEYVGAVVMEGGASQPRRQLDAWQDWAKQRGAKGLAYILVGEDGQLAGPVAKNLTDAERAGIADHVGAKPGDCIFFAAGETKASRALLGAARGEIASKLGLIKDGDWAFTWVVDAPLFEPSADATASGDVALGNSSWTAVHHAFTSPKPEFLDTFDSDPGSALAYAYDIVCNGNEIGGGSIRIHRPDVQERVFKVMGISQEEAQEKFGFLLDAFAFGAPPHGGIAFGWDRIVSLLGGFDSIRDVIAFPKSGGGVDPLTDAPGEISAAQRKESGIDAKVKNAQHKKA